CGTGGGCGCGCTCGATCTGTTCGCGCGTGGCTGCCGGCGCAATCTCTCGGCGCAGCAACGCACACAGCTCAGGATCGCGCGCAAGCCGGTCTTCGATCGCCGACAGACGGTCGGGACACTCGGGGTGGCCATCACCCATGTCGTGCAGAAGGCAGCCGGGATGGGTCAGCCAGACGGTGGTCATGGGAGTCGCCAGCGTTCGATGGGGCAGGAACGGTTAGTCTACCGCGTCGGTAGACGATGACGCTCCCGCGTTCCCGCGTTCCCGCGTCCCTGCGTTCGTGCCTCGGTCAAGATGGGGTACGCCTTGCCGTAAATGCCTAAGCCATGAACGACGCCTCCCTCCTCCCCGCCATCCACCGGGTCATCGACCAGGTGGGTACCGTCATCCTCGGCAAGCGATCGCAGGTCCGGCTGGCGATAGCCTGCCTGCTCGCGCGCGGCCACCTGCTGATCGAGGACGTACCCGGCGTCGGCAAGACCACGCTCGCACATGCAATCGCGAAATCTCTGGGCCTTGACTTTCACCGCATCCAGTTCACCAGCGACCTGCTGCCGAACGACATCCTCGGCGTGTCGGTGTTCGACATGAACGCGAAGACGTTCGCCTTCCATCCCGGCCCGATCTTCGCCCAGCTGATCCTGGCCGACGAAATCAACCGGGCCACGCCGAAGACGCAGAGCGCGCTGCTCGAAGCGATGGAGGAACATCAGGTGACGATCGAAGGTGCCACGCGTCGGCTGCCCGAACCGTTCTTCGTGATCGCTACCCAGAATCCGTCCCACCAGATCGGCACCTTCGACCTGCCGGAATCGCAGCTCGACCGGTTCCTGATGCGCATCCGGCTCGGATATCCCGATGCCGAGGCCGAACGCGCGCTGCTGGCCGGTGCCGAACGGCGCGCGATGATCGATGACCTGCCTGCGTGCATTGACGTCGCAGGACTGGTATCGCTGCAAGCCCGGGTGCGCAGCGTATTCGTGGCCGATGCACTCATCGACTACGTGCAAGCCCTGCTTGCGCATACCCGGCGCGCTGCCGATCTCGCTGGCGGACTGTCACCGCGCGCCGGCCTTGCGCTGCTCAACGGTGCGCGGGCCTGGGCACTGATCGACGGCCGCAACCATGTCGAACCAGAGGACGTACAGGCGATCCTGCCGTCAGTCGCCGGCCATCGCCTGCATGCACAGGTGCTCGCCGGCGCAGTCTCCGGGCAGGAACTGGCTGAACGGCTGATGGCCGAAGTCGCCGTGCCCTGAAGCCTGGCGTGCCCGGCCAGCGACGGAACCTGCACCGATGAACGCGACAGACGCGGCGCCAGCGGCCGCCAGCAGTAGCGGCCGGCCCTGGCGGAGGTTGTCGGACTGGCTGTTCAATCGCCGCGGCCGCGAGCCCGCGCCGGTCCGCCTGACCCAGCGCAGGATCTTCCTGCTGCCCACGCGCTACGGCCTGTTCTTCGCGCTCGTCCTGCTCGTGATGCTGGGCGGATCGATCAACTACGCCCTCAGCCTGGGCTTCGTGCTCACCTTCCTCCTCGCCTCGATGGCCGTCGTGTCGATGGTGCACGCGTTCCGCAACCTCGTCGGACTGGAGGTGTCGATCACCCCTGCCGGACGCGCATTCGCCGGCGACATCGCGCGCTTCGATGCCACGTTCGTCAACCCGCGCCGGCTGCCTCGATACTCGGTCGCGATCGCGCACCCGGCAGGCTCAGTACAGTCGACCGATTGTCCCGGATCGGGCGCAGGGGTATGCACGCTGCGCATCCCGGCACCCTCTCGCGGCCGTCTGTTCCCGGGGCGACTGACTGTCTTCACGAGGCATCCGCTGGGCCTGTTCTATGCCTGGTCATATGTCGAGCCGGACCGCGCCGCAGTCGTTTATCCGCGTCCTGAAGCCGTGGCCGCGCCGCTGCCCGCCGGCGGCGCGGGCGAAGACG
Above is a genomic segment from Rhodocyclaceae bacterium containing:
- a CDS encoding DUF58 domain-containing protein, translated to MNATDAAPAAASSSGRPWRRLSDWLFNRRGREPAPVRLTQRRIFLLPTRYGLFFALVLLVMLGGSINYALSLGFVLTFLLASMAVVSMVHAFRNLVGLEVSITPAGRAFAGDIARFDATFVNPRRLPRYSVAIAHPAGSVQSTDCPGSGAGVCTLRIPAPSRGRLFPGRLTVFTRHPLGLFYAWSYVEPDRAAVVYPRPEAVAAPLPAGGAGEDGQRTGLADGQDDFEGLRRWKPGDAPQRIAWKAVARGQGLLTKRFVADAGARAWFDWNDTPASLGEEGRLSRLARWVIDADAAGMTFGLRLPGRVLAPASGEAQREAALEALALHGSHR
- a CDS encoding MoxR family ATPase, with protein sequence MNDASLLPAIHRVIDQVGTVILGKRSQVRLAIACLLARGHLLIEDVPGVGKTTLAHAIAKSLGLDFHRIQFTSDLLPNDILGVSVFDMNAKTFAFHPGPIFAQLILADEINRATPKTQSALLEAMEEHQVTIEGATRRLPEPFFVIATQNPSHQIGTFDLPESQLDRFLMRIRLGYPDAEAERALLAGAERRAMIDDLPACIDVAGLVSLQARVRSVFVADALIDYVQALLAHTRRAADLAGGLSPRAGLALLNGARAWALIDGRNHVEPEDVQAILPSVAGHRLHAQVLAGAVSGQELAERLMAEVAVP